The DNA window CGCGGCTCCCATGCCAGGCCTCCCCCAAAGGAGGCGGGTGGCCTTCCCCTGAGGCGCATGCTCTGGCCATTCCCGGGAGCTCCCCAAGGAGACCTCCATGCTgcgcagggggtgggggcgccggGGCCTAGGACTGGGCACCTGAGCAGCTATACGGCACAGGTGTGCCAGGGGCGGGCGGTTGGCTGGGGATTCAGAGCCAAGCTCACTGCTACTATGTCCCAAAGGCCTAAGAGACACAAATTGGGGGAGGCTCTCTGACGATGTACTCCCCCCAGGAGTAGCCGAGTCCCCGCGTCCCCGGTGGAGGCGGGACCACTTTGTTGCCCACCCTTGCTCCATGCGGTGGCTCTTTCCCGCACTATGCTTGAGGCGCCCGGGGCCCCTCTGCAGCACCACGTGGGCAGGCGCTTGCTGAGGCCCTGCTGCACTTAGGAGCTCTTGTGCATCCTAAACACGGCTTATTTCTACCTCGCGGACGCTGGATCCCATCACTGATGACCTCACACTTTGTTTCTGCTGCTGGAGAACTTCGGGTCAAACCCCGGGGGACTTCTTGCGGAAGAATAGTGTCCAGCAGAACTCTCTGCGACGATGGGAATTTTCTGGACCTGAGCTATCGGGTATGGTGGCCGCTGGGCACGTGTGGCTCCTGAGTCCTTGAAATGCGTTTAGCGAGACagagaaactggatttttttgcattttaatgaattcaagatttaaatgtaaatggacgcACGTGGCTCCTGGCTACCAATTAGCTGTAAGCGCTGCAAGGGAAATGCCTGCATTCTGGATGTGGTCTTTGTGGTTCATCCGACTTTCCTATCAATAGATTCCATCTGCTTCAAATCCCTTTGctgtctaattatttttattggtcttctttttttattttttttttaatttttatttatttatgatagtcacagagagagagagagaggcagagacacaggcagagggagaagcaggctccctgcaaggagcccaacgtgggattcgatcccggatcccggggtcacaccatgagccaaaggcacatgccccaccgctgagccacccaggcgtccctgaaatcttttaaaaatgtgacatctaataagtacaaaaaagaagagataacatGCCCACATTCCCAATTTCCTTGATGGGGTACGTCTTCCCCCTTTTGTGCAAAATCGAGTAACGAATATGTTCCTTTAAGGGCAGGACGCCACGGGAGCTGGGGAGAGGCCCTGTCTTCTGTTTCTCTgccctgtttcttcatctgggaGCTGCTTACACACACATTTAGTGTGTAAGAATTCGTTGAGCTGTGTATTTATGATGTACGCACTTTTCCATCTATTATTGATACTATCCTTCAGGGAAGAGTAAAGGGAAACCTGTGGTAGCTGAGGCACAAGATTAGTTCAGCTCTAGGGGACACGGAAGGATTCAGGGAACATGGACCATGACTCCGGAAAGCTGCGCTTGCCCCTCATCGAGCATCGATGACATTTTCCAGGAACATGTTTTTCAGAGGGATCTTGGGGAACTTCCGACACTTGCagcccccctgcctccccttccctccctttttccccCCAGATCAGGAAGTgccaagaaagagggagagatgagCTTCAGGAGGAGGACGTCTTTCTTTCCATCCTATCGGATCTTAGTCAAAAACATTCCAAATTCTTATAAAAAGCtgggtagggcagcccgggtggctcagcggtttggtgccgccttcagcccagggcgtgtcctgggatcgagtcccgcgtcgggcaccctgtgtggagcctgcttctccctctgcctgggtctctgcctgtctctgtgtgtctctcatgaataaataaataaaatcttaaaaataaataaataaataaaaataaaaagctgggtAGCTCCCCTAgtcgggcggggggcggggggggaacgTTCATCTTTTGTTCTCCAGAGTAATTTAATCAGGGTGGGGAGGTGTCTGGAATAGTTAATGGGGCAGgatgaggaaataaaatgcaGTTATAGTTGAAGAAAGCCCCTAAGAACTACCCAACCGAGATCTGCTCCAGCATATAACACCACCCAGCCGAGCAAAAGCAACTTACGTTAAAAATCATAATTGAAAATACAGTTTGGGAAACATATATGCTAAGGGTGATGTGGAGAGAGGGCGTTCTCTCAACCGGATCCCTCTCCGTGACTCAGATGTCTTCATTTTGCTGAAGACAGAGACATACACTTTTGCTTTTAAgcaaacaggctttttttttccagcgTATTTCCCGCGAGAGCGAGGGGCTGCCGTCCGCAGTGGCTCCGACCTGGTGACCCGTGCGGATGCCCACGGTCCAGCATCGTGACGGGGCTACTGGCCGTCTCCGTTCACATTGATTGACCCCCGCGACATATCACTGTGTGGGACGGAGCCCCGCGTTCCTGGGACCAAGAtacaaatctgtttttcttttaaagattttatttatttattcatgagagacacagagagggagaggaagagacacaggcagagggagaagcaggctccatgcagggagcccgacgcaggactccatcccaggactccagaatcatgccctgggccgaaggcaggtgcttaaccgctgagccacccagggatcccccaaatctgtttttcttactgttttcacACTTTGATGCTCTAACTTCAAAAGCCTGCACCTGTACAGGTTTTATAACCATTTACACGTGTGAATCTTCTTCGAAATACTCTTTCAACGGTTCCTTTGAGCACGGTCCCGgccaagcttttattttttaattttattttttgtttttttttttaatttttaaaaatttttatcaatttattttttattggtgttcaatttgccaacatatagcataacacccagtgctcatcccgtcaagtgccccctcagtgcccgtcacccagtcacccccaccccctgcccacctccccttccaccaccccgagttcgtttcccagagttaggagtcttttttttgttttgttttgttttgttaggaGTCTTTTATACTCTGTTCTTTCACTTAGGTTATTACAGGCCTTGAGAGAAAAAGTGTTCTAATTACAgccaaaaaaaaggaagaggtccCTTCAAAACAATCGCATCCATTTAGATCTTTtagtatagagaaaaaaaaaaaaaagtccttccgTTTACTTTTACCTATTCAACTGCATTATATCTTGCATAGGGCTTTGGCAGTCTGCGACCATGGAAGAATTTTGTTCTCACGACTCGGAAGAGACTATAGAGCAAGTGCGAGCTCGCCTTCGGCTCACTGAATAATAAGGCGATTTCCTTCACTTTCTTATCTGTGTAGTTCAAAGGAAGATCTCAGCGTTACCTGTGTCCTAGAAACAGGGACCGTCTCAGGGGTGACCTTTCTGACCACAGCTAGGCGGCCTGGCTGCAGCTTTAACAAAAGTTTTCCGGGCACGTGCCAAATGCTCGCTTCATTTTGTGACCTGAGGATTACGGTTCTGACGCCTGGTGTCAAAAGCAAGAAAGGCTCTGAAGCAACTGCAATCAGCACCTTTCGAGGTGACGGCCCCTAACTCACTGTCAACTTTCTCCTTCCAGGTAGCCACACGGGAAAACTCAGATGCCTGAGCCAGagattttccaggaaaaaaacaaagtcctaTATGCCTGGAATGGATTTACACATTAATCCCAGAAAGCCTGAGTTTAGAAAGTGTTTATCAGTGGGGCCAGGTGTAGGACTTGCTTAAGTCTACGtgctgaattttatttctattttttatttttttaaagattttatttatttattcatgatagagagagagaggcagagaacaggcagagggagaagcaggctccctgcagggagcccgactcaggactcaaacccgggaccccggggtcacaccctgcgcccaaggtagatgctccaccactgagccccccaggaatcccccctgtgctgaattttaaattctcaaGTACAATTAGTGATCCTGGAAGAGTGTCCGGCAAcggggggaggctgggagggcaaaGAGCTCCCGTAACTGAGTGAAGGGTTAACCATTCCCCTAAAAAGTATTCGCTTACCCCTTCCCAAGCTTCATGAAACCAAGAATTCCAAAAGGCATCACTTACTTCTTAAAACACTTATCAGACTGTACTTTTTTAAGCGATCACTGGCTTTTAACGCCCCGCTGACGCCGTCGGGGTAGAAGGGTGGGCGGTGCACGGTGGGGAGCGCTAGAGGGAAGAGGGACGTGGTGTCTCCTCCCGGGAATCTCACTGTATTTTGCAGCTCCCCAATGGCTGGGCTTTCCTGAGGTCCCCGGAGAAGTGAAGGGCGCGCCAGTGACAACTCCCCAAGTGTTGGCAGGGAGACTGGGATCCAGGAATCCCACGTGACAAGGCCCCGGGGATGGAAGCTGGTCTGAATCCCCAGGAGCCACCAGTGGTGGTGGAGGCTCCCACAGCAGATGGAGGCCGCACAGGAGCCAGCAGGTGCTCCCCAGGCCCCGCAGCCTCAGGGGCCAAGCGAGGACGACCGGGGTGGCCGACGGCCACCGGGACTCAGAGCCGGACAGGCCCCACGCTTCCCTCCTCTCGCCTCCCTGGTCACCCGGCACCAGGTCCTGGGGTAGCTGGGGTTCCGGGCCCGACCCCCAACCCCGGGGTCCCCGCCCCAGCACCTGTCCGCCCGTGTACCTGCAGGAGGATCTTGTTCCCGTCCAGGTCCTCCGTCTGCCAGCGCCCCTCGCTAATGGGGCTGCAGGGGTTGGGCAAGAGGGGCACGAGCTCCCCGATGTCCCTGACCCTGAACTCCAGCACGGCGGAGTCGGCGGGCGCGGGCGTCTGGTCACAGGGCAGCCTCTTCAGGGAGAACTGGATGTCCACGTCCAGGTTGGAGAAGATGGGGAAGACGCAGAAGTCAGCCTTCCTCTGGCTGGGGCTGCGCCGCAGGATGAGCCCGTAGAGCCGGAGGCTGTCGGCGTAGCTGTGGTGGCGGCAGTAGACGGTGAAGCGCACGATCTCCCGGCCGTAGTGCACGGGCCGCACGGCCCACAGCGGCGTCCCCGGGCCCAGCGAGAAGAAGTCCTGGCTGCAGGGCAGGTAGGGCTGCAGGCGGCCGGCCACGCGCTCCGTGTGGTGGTGGCGCCAGGGCGGCCGCTGCAGCGTGCGGTGCAGGTGCAGGATCTGCTCGTCGCCGAACTCCTCCTGCAGGAAGAGCACCACGGCCAGCGCCGGCCGCGCGCCCTTGCAGGCCCTGCGCCGCCGCCGGGACGCCCTCCGCTCCGACACCCGGAACAGCTGCAGGTCGGGGTGCACCCAGGCCAGCACCCTGTCCACGGCCTCCTGCAGCGCCTGCGACTCCCCTGGGTCCGCGATGATGTGGATGCTCACCAGGAAAGGGTCCTGCGCCTCCTCCAGCGACAGCTCACCTGCGGGGGACAAGGAAACCCAACACAGGCAAAGGGTCGCGATGTCCTTCGGGGGGTCCCGGGGGGTACAGGCAAGCTCAGCGCTCACTGGACCGCCACCAGGATCCTCGGGGTTCTCCTGACCCTGAGCTCGCCCACGAAACCCACCCCACATGCACTACCGTCAGCCAAACCCAGGGAACTgggcgggggcagggctgggccccccagggcaggggaggcctgTGCTCCGGGGGGAGCCCCCaaccccagggcaggggaggcctgTGCTCTAGGGGGGAGCCCCCaaccccagggcaggggaggcctgTGCTCCGGGGGTagcccccaacccccagggcaggggaggcctgTGCTCCGGGGGGagcccccaacccccagggcACGGGAGGCCTGTGCTCTAGGGGGGAGCCCCCAACCCCAGGGCAGGGTAGGCCTGTGCTCTGGGGGGAGCCTTCTacccccagggcaggggaggcctgTGCTCTAGGGGGGAGCCCCCaaccccagggcaggggaggcctgTGCTCCAGGGGGAGCCCCCaaccccagggcaggggaggcctgTGCTCGGCAGGCTGGGTGTGCTCTAGGACAGCAGAAAGTGAAATCTCCACAGGCCTGGAAGGGATGACACAGCCGTTAGAGAGACTCCGTGTCCCCTGAAGCCACTTGCAGTCCCTTACCCCACAGATGTTCCCGATCCTCCTGCACTCCTCAGATTTGCCCAAGTCATGGGTTtattttgctcattcattcaacaaacgttCATGGAATCCTTTCTCCACGCCTCAAGCTCGGCGCTGCACCAGCCGTGTCCCCAGCTGACCCAACCGAGCCCTGGCCAGGGACTCACGCTGCTCACGGTACAACAGAGAGAGTAGGGGGGCgtctgggggcagcaggggcggagcagctgccctcggcccagggcgtgaccccgggtcccgggatcgagtcttgcaccgggctgcccccagggagcctggttctctctctgcctggatctctgcctctctctctgggtctctcatgaataagtacataaaatcttttttaaaaaaagagctgtaAGGAATACAGGAGAGTAGCATTTTAGGCAGTGACTAGATTCTAAGGTCCCCGACCCGCGTGGACGGCCTGGAGGCCCCCGACCCGCATGGACAGCCGAAGCGTCAGTCTGGCAGAGGTGTGGGTGGACACGGAAGTGCTGCTGCTTGTGACCAGACGTCCTGATGCCGCACGTCCCACCTGGCGGGCCCAGTGCCGCCTGGCCGGGACCCCTCACTGCCCCTGCCCGCGCTCTGAGCCTCACGCCAGCCTTGCCGCGCCCACCGCGCAGGCCCTCCTCCCAGAACCGCCAAACTGCTGCGTGTCCCCAAGGCACTTGCTTCCCAGTGGCAGGTATGTCTCCTCGGAAGTCCAGATCTCTCATTCCGAACATGACGCCCAGCCATGTCCTAGGATACCACAAGTTAGATGCCTCTCTCTAGAGGTTTCGGGCAGTGGGCGTTGCCTCTGTTGCTTTACCCACAATTTATGGGCCATTTGCAATCCAGCTACagtcatttctttgtttattgagcacctactgcgtGCAGGGCACTGCAGGATCCAGTGGGGGACAGGAGAATCTCTGCCTTCCCAGAACTTAGGATCCGGTGGGGGAGTCGGAGGATAAGCGAAGTGAAGACAGACCTGTACTGAACGTGGCACATCATGAGACGTCCAGGCAGCAGCCATAACCATCCATCATCAACTGAGCCGACTGATGTGCGGCCTCCCAGGGCCATGTGTCTGCAGCACCCACGCCCCGAAGCCCCCAGGAGGTTAAAAGTATCAGACCCAGGGCACTTCCAGCTGCCGTAGGTGCAGGTGTTCGGGGAATCTGGCTGGGCTTGGCTCAGATCCTCCAAGTGCACAGGCGTGAGGCCCTATAAACGCcctatttgcatttctaaagcCCTGCCCTGTGGTCTGGTCAAGCAGAGCCTCACGACCAAGTGGCAGGAAGGAAACCCAGGTGACGACGGGGTGCATCAGGCACGCAACAGGCACCTGCCAGACCCAGGCTGACCCTGAGTGGAAAGATTAGGTCAGAAAGCATGAGGGAGAGAGGCTCTGCAGTGAGCGACACACACCCCACTGTACCGCGAGCCACCGCAAAAGGGCCACGCTCCCCCGGGAAGCAGGCGGGCCTTCCCGGGATGCCTGCAGTAAATACTCTCGGAGAGGGGCTTCCTTCTCCAGACctgccttctttttaaagaaaaaaatatatatttatatatattctgcaGCACCTGCGCCCCGAAGCCCCCAGGAGGTTAAAAGTATCAGACCCAGGGCACTTCCAGCTGCAGTAGGTGCAGGTGTTCAGGGAATCTGGCTGGTGCTTGTCTCAGATCCTCCAATTGCACAGGCATGAGGCCCCATAAACGCcctatttgcatttctaaagccccactctctctatatatatgtatacttaaaGCTATTTCcttgaattaatgaaaaaaatgcaagcaATTCCCTTTGCCCCTGCCAGCACCTAAGATAAAATATCAAGGTTTCTCAATTCTTAGTAACTGGGTGATTCTGATGGACCTGCAAGTCGGGGCGTGCCTGGAAGCCTGCTGCCCGCCCAGCCCCAGCTGGAGGCAGGAGCACATGCAGGGTGGGCGCGGAGAGAACGTGCTGGTGACAAGCTGGCGTGCGGAGCTGTGAGCCCAGGGACTCAGGCTGCACTCACAGTGGAGATAAAAATGCCCTCCTCGGCCCGAATCCGTGGCGCGCTCTTGTCATTGAAGAATGCAAAACGGGCTGAGGTGGCCAAAGCCAAAGCCTGTATTTTCGCCTGGCACAGGGAACCAGCGTGGCATCCTTCTGATCCTCAGGCCTTTTTAAAGCTCCAACTCGAGTTCCCTGACTGCTTCCCATCCTTGCCATCTGTCGCAGAGCCCACGGCAGCACCGGGATGTGCGACACGTGCTCGAGAGCTCGTCTGAAACCAGGACACCATTAGGGAAGAAATTAACAGAGAACGTACGGCCGGTGAGGAAGGAGGAGCAAAGGCCAACCGCCAGCCGCCGGAGCATCAGGACCAAGACGCGTTGAGTCCCGACCCGGCGTGGCACAGTTTCTGGAAGGGGACCAGAAGGCGGAGAGGTAATCAGTCTGAGAAGGTACAAAAGCAGCCAGAAGCACGGAACGGAGCAGCGTAGCTATCGAAGTCCTTGGGACCCTAATGATCTTGAAGCTTTATGAGACGGTGGCACAGGTCCGGTGAACACCAAAGTCCAACATGTAGTAATATGATAGCGGCTTTTATAAAGTCAATCGAAGGGCTCAAACGGACAGAGAGGATGCCACCTTTTACACAGAACCCTTCCTTTACTCGGGAATTTCCATGCTTCCTCAACCGCGTCATCTGGATCTCGTCATTTCCACGGGCAGCGAAGTCAAGCCGGGGCTTCATAAAGTTCTACAGATTTGGGGACGGGGCCGCAGGGCTTGCAAACAACAGGATGAGAagatgcattttgtttttgagacGTAACGTGCATCTACCAAGACAGACAAGAGAGGAGGATGGTAACTAAAATCCACCCCGAGGATTTGTCCAGCAACGAGCCCAAGACCTCTACCATCGACCAGAGCTGCTGGGAGGAATCCTCCCAATTGTAgtaattaagatttattttacaaaaggacTTTTCTGGCAGAATGTTGAGAAATCAAACGACGACGAGCCATTATCACCGTTTGCTGATAAAATATCTCTTGAGCACCACTGCAGGAAAGCCAGCGATGAGACGCAGCATGGGCTTTGCTCGTGATCAAACTAGCGGTGGAGGAAATGGAGCCtctggactcctttttttttttttttttttgcttaaaattcaataaaatattcaaatgtttGACCGGTCTGAATAAGACACCAACATGTTCCTGGTCCTTGTTTCCACTCCCTTAGAAATTATGAAACTTCTAGCCCTTTAGAGAGCAAGCGTCCTGGAAATGACTGGAAAATTAAAGGTGGGGGAGATGCTTCGTCCAGCCTCCATGTCATGGCTGAGGTCTGGCGACTACTTGAGTCACCTGGCTACTCACTGCAGGTCTAGAAAGAGAGCAAACATCTCCAAGTTCCCAGTTCCGggctctcctcccttccctgtgcAGCGCGGCCTCCTAATGGCCCAGGGACTGTGAAGCAGGAGACCGAGGCCCTTCCAGAGCCCACGCCCCGGGGGAGCAAGCCGTGCACACGTGAGACACACCTACAGTAGGAGGGATGCTCCAAGCAACTTAGCCGACGAACGTCCGAGGGGACCACCAAGGGCCGCCGTTCATGACGTTCTCACTGCCTTGTGGCACCCCACCTGCAGGGTCTGGGCCGTTCACGGCCGCAGGGGACGTGGGGGCAGAGATCCGGGTTTCTGGATCCGTGTATGTCTTCCCATCACAGCAGGGAAGAGTCTTGAAGGGCAAGGCTCTCCAGGGCAAGGGCTGAGGCTCTGGAGGCAGCAAAGGCCTCTGAGCTCAGAAAGGCTAACGCCTTAAAGCGGGGCCTTGCCCCGTGAATCACGCTGTGGGTGGCCTTTCCGGCTCAGGAGGCGCCAACTTTGGGCtttgggcggaaggcaggcgacGGGAAGGCACCCAGCGAAGTCTGCACGCCTGCTGCAAGGTCTCCCGGAAAGGGTCACGTGTGAACCCCCGCGGGCCGGGCGCTGCGGGTACGACGGTCCCAGAGCACGGCCGTGCCCTCACCTGCCGCTCGGAGCCACGGGCAGCTTGACTGCAGACGTGAGAGCCCTACTCGCCGTCGTGGGACGTGGGCACAGCGTCCGCCGCGGGCCGCAGCCGGTGTGAGAACACGGCTCCACGAGCACGCCGGGGCACAAGAAGGCACGCCCAGGGTCTGGGCCCAGGTGACCTGGCGCTCAGACTCAGCCTGAGCCGTGAACCGGTACAAATGAGTCACGGAGGGACCCAGCTGGCCCTGTGGGGCATAAGGGGACGGCGGCTCATAGCCACTCCCATCAGAGGGCAGCGGGGCCTTCCTGGCGCGGCCTGCACGGCTCTGCCCTGGCAGGGAAGCCAGAGGACGCCGGGTGACACAGAAACACAGGGGGTGGCAGCAGATGGAAATTTCCTTCCCTTCCGTGACCAGCGTGCTGTCTGAAGGAGAAGTCCGGTGGGCGAGGGGGAGGACAGGCAGGCGGGTGGGATCCTCGGTTCTCCTAATTGATTCTGAATATTGCAACCTTTCGTGCCGCAACCTGGCTCTTTGCACAGTACTCCCCACATATGCCCGTCTCGTCACCTCAGCAGGATTTGATGGCAACAGCACGGACACGGCCAAACACAGGGACTGTCCACGGGAGCGGGAAAGGCTGACGGCCTCTGCTGCTGGCGCTGCCGCCCAATGTCCCCGTCGGAGTAGAATCGATACCAcgtttttcatgagacacacacacaaggctcCAAGTTGCTTGTCCTTGTCTGTCATCTACTCTTCAAAGCCCTTTGGCCCATTGTTATTGTGTGTGCACGTCCATCCGTGTTGGTTTTTGCTCgcaaaaatcactatttttaggAGACCTTGGTGCTCCCATCCATGCCCGCGGGAGAGAGAAGCGGGACGTACGGAGAATGACCCGGTGGTAGGCATCAGAAGCTTTCAAAGGCAAGCAACACGTACCTCAGCAATTCCGCTCAGAGGAGCTTGTACGAAAGGAGTGAGGAAGGATATACACCTGGGGACTTCGTATGAAAATATTCCTGGCAGTGCTGTTTGTAACAGTGAAGAAGTAAACGGAACCTCCAGTACCCACAACAGGGCGCCAGTGAACGTACGGGAACGTAGTGGGATCCCGTACGCTCGCGCTGTCGCAGAAGTGACTCTACTGGTATCAAAGCAGCTCACATACGTTTACTTAGAAAACCAGCCTGTGAAACTATCCGATTCTACTTTTGTGAATAATATGTATCTACAGTGATACAGAtgctcaggaaagaaaaaaaaaacctctaaggGCAGACACCGTGTAGAAACTGGGCATTTCTAGACGAcaggaatctgtattttctgGCTTTTCCACAACGACGATGTATTATTGAGTAATCACGATTATTTTAAAGTTGAGGAAAGCACTAAGCGAAGCGTGTCAGAGTGTGGATGGAAGCTGCTCCCTTGTACTCCCTCccttggtgggggcagggaggggcgtGAGACCCTGGTAGACCAGCTGTCCCTGAAGCATCACTTGGGCTTCCCAGGTAAGACGCGGTGCTGAGAAACtggcctctgtttttctttcatatcctGGACAGAAATTGACATCATCTATGTAGTTGAAATCACAcaattagggggatccctgggcggctcagtggtttagcgcctgccttcagtccgggtcatgatcctggagttgtgggattgagtcccgcgtcgggctccctgcgtggagcctgcttctccctctgcctgtgtctctgcctctctctctgcgtctctcatgaataaataaataaaatctttaaaaaaaataaatcatacaatTAAAACCTGTCTTGGAGCCAAGTTCACCCTACTCTTGGGGGCATGGAGGCCAGCACGACGGAGCGTCCAAAGAGTTGTCTGTACGGTAGATGGTCTTCGCCCTCTGATTTCCTGGTGTGTACCTTTGgttattgctttttttccttatcaaCCGCCGAACACCAGTATCACTCAGCCTTTCGGTTCCTGGGCAGGGGATCTGGGCCGCACACAGCCCACGCCATCAAGCCACTGTTTAAGCGCACTAGCGTTCAGCTCCTTCATCCCGGGCTTCAGTCGCGACTCTGCATCTTACAGATAAGGCTGCTGCCCGCTtcgcaaaaacaaaaaccaaaaatcaaaaaaacaaaacaaaacaaaacaaaaacccaaacacacaCTTCTAGCTTGCCCGATAAAggacaaattttatgttttaaaataaacttgggaAAGGAACAcaattttcttttagattatcaatcattcataatttaaatatttggccaagtgagtttttttttctcatatcaaCATAATGCAGATCCTAGAGCCTACAGGTTATGCCATTAAAAATCAGAAGCTAGGGCacgcaggtggctcagcggtttagcgccgcctttggcccagggtgtgaccccagggtcccaggatcgagtcccacgtcgggctccctgcagggagcctgctcctccctctgcctgtgtctgtgcctctctctgtctgtgtgtctctcaggaataaatacacaaaatctttaaaaaaaaatcagaat is part of the Canis lupus dingo isolate Sandy chromosome 22, ASM325472v2, whole genome shotgun sequence genome and encodes:
- the FAM124A gene encoding protein FAM124A isoform X2; translation: MEPQTGGGEEDDCVDSGAETGGSDYSHMSSTSSELSLEEAQDPFLVSIHIIADPGESQALQEAVDRVLAWVHPDLQLFRVSERRASRRRRRACKGARPALAVVLFLQEEFGDEQILHLHRTLQRPPWRHHHTERVAGRLQPYLPCSQDFFSLGPGTPLWAVRPVHYGREIVRFTVYCRHHSYADSLRLYGLILRRSPSQRKADFCVFPIFSNLDVDIQFSLKRLPCDQTPAPADSAVLEFRVRDIGELVPLLPNPCSPISEGRWQTEDLDGNKILLQRSPPCTAHPSTPTASAGR